The sequence AATTAAGGTCTCTCATCCGAAAGGCCAGTATGAAACGTCACTGGTGCTCGAAGACAGTATTAACTTAGGTGTTCTTGTCTTAGAGTAACAATATAGATAGACAGTGAACCAATAAATAAAACCCCAAATGCTAAATTAGCCTTTGGGGTTTTTCTTTGGAAGAGTATTTAATTACTAAGTGATTACAGTCTGTACTTAAATATTAAAAAACAGGCTTATCCCATTAAGCCAGAATGTAATAATTTAGCGCCAGAAAGTAGCAGCAGGAAATAACAAATACGATACACTTGTTGCTGTGAAGCAATATTTAATAAATATACTCCAAGTTTCACACCGATTGGCGCAAGAGGAAGAAGCACCAGTGAAGTCAGCAGATTTTGTGAGTCAAATTGACCAAAGTAAGCGTAAGGAATCAGCTTAATCAGATTCATAATGGCAAATAACACCGCCATAGTGCCCACTAAAACCATCTTATTAAGGTTTTTAGGTAGCAAATAAATGCTAATTGGCCCGCCACCTGCATGAATCATAGTGCTAGAAATTCCTGATAAGGTACTCCAGATACCGCAAGAGATTTTGCCCGAACTTTTGGCTGGACCCACTAAGTAATATTGCACGCAAAATAGCAGTGACACCGCGCCAATACTGATTTCTACCACTTTGTCCGATACCACTCCCATGATCACCGAGCCAATCAAAATGCCAATAAATGCATACGGGAAAATCATCTTCAGCTCTTTGTAGTCACAGTTTCTGTGATGATGTTTTACGGCAAAGATATCCATGACACACAAAATAGGCAACAAAATGGAAGCCGCCTGAAAGGGAGGAATAGTCAGAGCGATAAGAGGCACAGCAATCACCCCTAATCCGCCACCAAATCCTCCTTTGCCAATGCCGTAGACCAGAACTGCGGGAATAGCAGTCAAATAAAAGTAGTAGTCGTCAATCATAATAATATCTCAATAATAAGCAGAGAATAAATGAGCTAATCAAAGACGTCATAACAATCTATTTAATATATGCATCACGACGTTGATGAAGAACTTTGAATTTATATAGAAGGGAAATTTAATTAACCAGATCTTATATTAATAGAACCTAAAAAATATAAAGCGAACCCAAGTCATAAAAACCAAAAACATCCTTTCACACACGAAAACCGCCGTTTCACCAGCGGGAAAGTGCGGGGTCAGGTCTTGAAATTTGCAGCTGATTTAAGTCCTCGACATGCCTCAATGCTTGATCTACTGGGCATTCGATGAGTTTGAATGAAAGAAAACTTTCATATGGGTGCAATCGTTTTTTGTTGCATCGCTGATAGATTCATCACAACTTTGATATTCATCATATGAATCAATTAGCATTGGGTGCTGAAACAATAGTATTTTGAATGACAGACAAAGAATTTAAATCACAATTAAAATTATAGGGATATCAATGAAATACATAACTAAAGTTGGCGTAGGGATCGGTGCGCTTTTTGCCATTTCTAACCTAGCGCATGCCAGCAATTATTATGCAGATGGACGTACAACCGCTATGGGTGGCACAGGAGTGGCCTCTGGCAACTATTTATCGGCGAGTTTTATTAACCCAGCTTTGCTGGCAAATAGTAAAGAAAGCGATAGCTTTGGTATTTTGCTTCCTTCTATTGGCGTGAGAGCCTTGGATCAAGATGACACTTTATCTGATATCAACGACTTGCAAGATAACGTAGATAACCTTAACGAAAACAGTAACCAAGAGGATATCGACAAGTTCGCCGATACTTTTAATGCTGTTGCTGAGAATGCGCCAGTGTTTGCAGAAGCAAGTGTTGGGATTGCGGTGGCGATTCCTTTTGAGACGGTATCTGTGGCTCTGTTTAGTCAAAACTACGTGAACGTGGTTTCTATGGTGGATGCAGAACCAATTAATAGCTCAGATTGGGCTACCATCGAGCAAGCATACCGTAGCGCCGAAGCATCAGTAATTGGCGTGG is a genomic window of Vibrio neonatus containing:
- a CDS encoding sulfite exporter TauE/SafE family protein; translated protein: MIDDYYFYLTAIPAVLVYGIGKGGFGGGLGVIAVPLIALTIPPFQAASILLPILCVMDIFAVKHHHRNCDYKELKMIFPYAFIGILIGSVIMGVVSDKVVEISIGAVSLLFCVQYYLVGPAKSSGKISCGIWSTLSGISSTMIHAGGGPISIYLLPKNLNKMVLVGTMAVLFAIMNLIKLIPYAYFGQFDSQNLLTSLVLLPLAPIGVKLGVYLLNIASQQQVYRICYFLLLLSGAKLLHSGLMG